From Pseudorasbora parva isolate DD20220531a chromosome 25, ASM2467924v1, whole genome shotgun sequence, one genomic window encodes:
- the LOC137064399 gene encoding GTPase IMAP family member 2-like, translating into MGDREALLSNDNSSVEMSNYSDFTINSEVRIILMGKTGAGKSATGNTILEREVFKAEVSPVQVTKMSSKESANQGGRMISVIDTPGFCGSFTREDMKLHITECVDLSLPGPHVFLLVINLGARYTAEDVNIVKVIQELFGDGAVRYTIVLFTHADQLGRKTLQQYVKESQDLKKLTNSCGGRYHAFNNQDMRNRTQVTQLMKMIDDMIRKNGGGNYTNAMYKEAQRKIKVKEKKKKAVDTVLKVGSAVGTGAAVVAGGVLLGVTEAVALPAVLVGAGSAAAVGMGAKYAVNKIKQNREEQN; encoded by the exons ATGGGTGATAGGG AGGCACTACTGTCAAATGACAATTCCAGTGTGGAAATGTCCAATTACTCCGATTTTACCATTA ACTCTGAGGTAAGGATTATCCTGATGGGAAAGACCGGAGCAGGGAAGAGTGCGACAGGAAACACCATCCTGGAACGGGAAGTGTTTAAAGCAGAGGTTTCACCTGTACAGGTTACAAAAATGTCCAGCAAAGAATCTGCAAATCAAGGAGGAAGAATGATCTCTGTAATTGACACGCCAGGGTTCTGTGGATCGTTCACTAGAGAAGACATGAAGCTACATATAACGGAGTGTGTTGACCTGTCACTTCCTGGTCCTCATGTGTTCCTGCTGGTGATCAATCTGGGTGCGAGATACACGGCGGAGGATGTGAACATAGTAAAAGTGATTCAGGAGCTCTTCGGAGATGGCGCCGTACGTTACACCATCGTTCTGTTCACTCATGCTGATCAGCTGGGACGGAAAACTTTGCAACAGTATGTAAAAGAAAGCCAGGATCTGAAGAAACTTACCAACAGCTGTGGTGGCAGATATCACGCATTCAACAATCAAGACATGAGGAACCGCACTCAGGTCACTCAACTGATGAAGATGATTGATGACATGATCAGGAAAAATGGGGGAGGCAATTACACTAATGCAATGTATAAAGAAGCTCAAAGAAAGATCAAAGTaaaagagaagaagaaaaaggcAGTAGATACTGTACTGAAAGTTGGCTCTGCTGTAGGAACAGGAGCAGCAGTAGTAGCAGGAGGCGTTCTCCTGGGAGTGACCGAGGCCGTGGCTTTACCTGCAGTTTTAGTGGGAGCTGGTTCTGCAGCAGCTGTGGGAATGGGTGCGAAATATGCTGTgaacaaaattaaacaaaacagaGAGGAACAGAATTAG